The following coding sequences are from one Arthrobacter sp. 24S4-2 window:
- a CDS encoding cysteine desulfurase family protein, whose translation MPAYLDHAATTPLAAEALAALTRELARTGNPSSLHGSGRRARRSVEDARETIAAAAGAHPSEVIFTSGGTEADNLAVKGLYWARRAEEPGRTRILCSAVEHHAVLDTVEWLERHEQAEVSWIPVDADGVLDLTVLRSELSRDPESIALVSVMWANNEVGSLQPVREVVEAAHAVGVPVHSDAVQAFGSVPVDFRTSGLDAMSISGHKIGGPVGVGALLLGRSVKLTPVQHGGGQERDVRSGTLDTASIAAFAAAAEAATRDLAGESSRIAGLRDSLIARVREAVPEAVLRGAPGDGRLPGNAHFTFPGCEGDSLLFLLDLAGVESSTGSACTAGVPRPSHVLLAMGLDEETARGAQRFTLGHSSTAADVDALLAALPGAYERARQAGMAGHESTIQTAATVARQTVARQTAARQTAPRQPPLGQPSVSS comes from the coding sequence GTGCCCGCCTACCTCGATCATGCTGCAACTACGCCCCTGGCCGCCGAGGCGCTCGCGGCGCTCACCCGTGAGCTCGCCCGGACGGGGAACCCTTCCTCCCTGCACGGATCAGGACGCCGCGCCAGGCGTTCGGTGGAGGACGCCCGTGAAACCATCGCCGCCGCAGCGGGCGCGCACCCGTCGGAGGTCATCTTCACCTCCGGCGGCACGGAGGCTGACAACCTGGCCGTCAAGGGCCTGTACTGGGCGCGCCGGGCGGAAGAACCGGGACGCACCCGAATCCTCTGCTCCGCCGTCGAACATCATGCCGTCCTGGACACGGTGGAGTGGCTGGAGCGGCACGAGCAGGCGGAGGTCTCGTGGATTCCCGTGGATGCCGACGGCGTCCTGGACCTGACGGTGCTGCGGTCCGAACTCAGCCGCGACCCGGAGTCAATCGCCCTCGTTTCGGTGATGTGGGCCAACAACGAAGTTGGCAGCCTCCAGCCGGTGCGGGAGGTCGTTGAAGCGGCCCACGCGGTGGGCGTTCCGGTGCACTCGGACGCCGTCCAGGCTTTCGGGTCCGTTCCCGTGGATTTCCGCACGAGCGGGCTGGACGCCATGTCGATTTCCGGGCACAAGATCGGTGGCCCAGTCGGCGTGGGCGCCTTGCTGCTGGGCCGGTCGGTGAAACTGACGCCGGTGCAGCACGGCGGCGGCCAGGAGCGTGATGTCCGGTCGGGCACGCTGGATACGGCATCCATCGCCGCCTTCGCCGCTGCGGCGGAAGCGGCCACCAGGGACCTGGCGGGTGAATCGTCCCGCATTGCAGGGCTCCGGGACAGCCTGATTGCCCGTGTGCGGGAAGCCGTCCCGGAAGCGGTCCTGCGGGGAGCGCCCGGCGACGGACGCCTGCCGGGCAACGCCCATTTCACTTTTCCCGGCTGCGAGGGCGACTCCCTGTTGTTCCTCCTCGACCTTGCCGGAGTCGAATCGTCCACGGGTTCTGCCTGCACTGCAGGCGTGCCGCGGCCCTCGCACGTCCTGCTGGCCATGGGGCTTGATGAGGAAACGGCGCGGGGCGCCCAGCGGTTCACGCTGGGCCACTCGTCCACGGCTGCCGACGTCGATGCCCTCCTTGCGGCACTTCCGGGCGCCTATGAGCGGGCCAGACAGGCAGGCATGGCCGGCCACGAATCGACGATCCAGACGGCCGCAACCGTCGCCCGTCAAACCGTCGCCCGTCAAACCGCCGCCCGTCAAACTGCGCCCCGTCAGCCGCCTCTTGGTCAGCCCTCGGTCAGCAGCTGA
- a CDS encoding anti-sigma factor, translated as MNQPNSSRPSGMFAHDIATDLASGRAVDLAEVYALDAVSASERAAIEEYISAAPKPERDVFDERVRQARETLAVSFTVEEEPPPGLFDRIVAQLPAQHPPQSETAPVPGPAMHEQAPEPAGAPDTDELGAARQRREERRRAPGLRNWLVGVAAAAVIALGGVGVGAYVANQNDPFNQVLQAQDVRQATVDVSGGGTATVSISPSRDAVVVRMNGVPAPPAGKVYQMWLIPKDGSAPVSQGLMDAEALSKPAVVKGIASASALGITVEPAGGSASPTLPTVAAAPLGA; from the coding sequence ATGAACCAACCGAACAGCAGCCGGCCGTCCGGGATGTTTGCCCACGACATCGCCACGGACCTAGCCTCCGGGCGGGCCGTGGACCTGGCCGAGGTGTATGCCCTGGATGCCGTGAGCGCATCAGAGCGGGCCGCCATCGAGGAATACATCTCGGCCGCTCCCAAGCCTGAGCGTGACGTGTTCGATGAGCGCGTCCGCCAGGCACGTGAAACGCTGGCTGTCAGCTTCACCGTGGAAGAGGAACCGCCTCCAGGGCTGTTCGACCGCATCGTAGCGCAGCTTCCCGCGCAGCACCCACCTCAGTCGGAAACAGCCCCGGTTCCCGGCCCCGCAATGCATGAGCAGGCGCCCGAACCTGCCGGTGCTCCGGACACCGATGAGCTCGGTGCCGCTCGGCAGCGCCGCGAAGAACGACGCCGGGCTCCCGGCCTCCGCAACTGGCTGGTGGGTGTTGCCGCCGCTGCGGTCATCGCCCTTGGCGGTGTGGGAGTCGGCGCCTATGTGGCCAACCAGAACGATCCGTTCAACCAGGTGCTCCAGGCACAGGACGTCCGACAGGCGACTGTCGACGTCAGCGGCGGAGGTACGGCCACGGTCTCCATCTCCCCGTCCAGGGACGCCGTTGTGGTCAGGATGAACGGCGTTCCCGCTCCCCCGGCCGGCAAGGTATACCAGATGTGGCTTATCCCCAAGGACGGCTCGGCCCCGGTTTCGCAAGGGCTCATGGACGCCGAAGCGCTGTCCAAACCGGCTGTGGTGAAGGGGATCGCTTCTGCGTCAGCCCTGGGCATCACGGTTGAGCCCGCGGGCGGCTCGGCTTCACCTACGCTACCCACTGTCGCCGCTGCCCCGCTCGGAGCGTAG
- a CDS encoding gluconate:H+ symporter gives MNFQIATQLPAAVEGWTGHDTQLLVVAAIGIALIVVLIAKLKLHPFLALVLGSAFVGLASGVELAKVITNFEDGVGGVLKEVGLLIALGAMLGKLLADSGGANRVVDTLLDKASGNKVVWSITLVAVIIGLPMFFEIGLVLLLPVIVLVTQRSKMPLMRIAIPALAGLSVLHGLVPPHPGPLIAISAVKAELGTTLALGILVAIPTVIICGPLFSRLAAKWVPVGAPAVAGGIDTQHGADMAGVKRQPTFLVTLLTIIFPVVLMLLKAVVDIVWPDPKTAPPVRIFFDFVGQPLVAMTLAVLLAIVTFGYAVGFTGSRITSKVGASLGPIAAILLIVGAGGGFKQTLIGAGVGDAVKKWAEGTNMSVLVLGFIVAVALRLATGSATVATVTAAGIVAPLASSLTPTHAALLALAIGAGSLFLSHVNDAGFWLVKELFGLTVGQTFKTWSVMETLISVVGFGFVMLLSLII, from the coding sequence TTGAATTTTCAGATAGCAACGCAGCTACCTGCTGCCGTCGAGGGCTGGACCGGCCACGACACGCAGCTGCTGGTGGTTGCGGCAATCGGCATCGCACTCATCGTGGTGCTGATCGCCAAACTCAAGCTTCATCCCTTCCTGGCGCTGGTGCTCGGCTCGGCGTTCGTCGGACTGGCATCCGGCGTCGAGCTGGCCAAGGTCATCACCAACTTCGAGGACGGCGTAGGCGGCGTCCTGAAGGAAGTCGGCCTGCTGATCGCCCTCGGTGCGATGCTCGGCAAGCTCCTCGCCGACTCCGGCGGAGCCAACCGTGTGGTGGACACCCTGCTGGACAAGGCCAGCGGCAACAAGGTGGTGTGGTCCATCACACTGGTGGCGGTGATCATCGGCCTGCCCATGTTCTTCGAAATCGGGCTGGTCCTGCTCCTGCCGGTGATCGTCCTGGTCACCCAGCGTTCCAAAATGCCGCTCATGCGCATCGCCATTCCGGCCCTGGCCGGTCTCTCGGTGCTCCACGGACTGGTACCGCCGCACCCCGGACCCCTGATCGCCATCAGTGCGGTCAAGGCTGAGCTTGGCACCACCCTGGCGCTCGGCATCCTCGTTGCGATTCCCACGGTCATCATCTGCGGACCGCTGTTCTCACGCCTTGCCGCCAAATGGGTTCCGGTGGGTGCGCCTGCCGTCGCCGGCGGCATCGACACCCAGCACGGTGCTGACATGGCAGGCGTCAAGCGCCAGCCCACCTTCCTGGTGACCCTGCTGACCATCATCTTCCCGGTAGTCCTGATGCTGCTCAAGGCCGTGGTGGACATCGTCTGGCCGGACCCTAAGACCGCGCCGCCGGTCCGAATTTTCTTTGACTTTGTAGGCCAGCCCCTGGTGGCCATGACTCTCGCCGTGCTGCTGGCGATCGTCACCTTCGGTTACGCCGTGGGGTTCACCGGCAGCCGCATCACGTCCAAGGTCGGCGCCAGCCTTGGCCCCATCGCCGCAATCCTCCTGATCGTGGGTGCCGGCGGCGGCTTCAAGCAGACCCTGATCGGGGCAGGCGTGGGCGATGCCGTCAAGAAGTGGGCCGAGGGGACGAACATGTCCGTCCTGGTGCTGGGCTTCATCGTGGCTGTTGCCCTCCGGCTGGCCACCGGCTCCGCCACCGTGGCGACGGTTACGGCGGCAGGCATCGTGGCTCCGCTGGCCAGTTCACTGACCCCGACGCACGCGGCCCTGCTGGCGCTGGCCATCGGTGCGGGTTCACTCTTCCTCTCCCACGTCAACGACGCCGGCTTCTGGCTGGTCAAGGAGCTCTTCGGACTCACGGTGGGCCAGACGTTCAAGACATGGTCCGTCATGGAGACGCTGATCTCCGTGGTCGGCTTCGGCTTTGTGATGCTGCTGTCGCTGATAATTTAG
- a CDS encoding diacylglycerol kinase family protein, which yields MIIAVAINPRASFGGKQHTGEAVVAFFRAAGARVRVLRKGSYDRLATAVDEALAGGCDALVVVGGDGMVHLGINALARAGTPYGGVPLGIVPSGTGNDMARALGLPLDDAPAACARIWEALKTGGRLIDAGRVTGNGETRWFAGVVSAGFDAAVNERANSWRRPRGKGRYNLAMLRELAAFRAIDYTVTADGETWQQGAMLISVANGQSIGGGMKITPDALLDDGFLDLFIVKPLSRTRFLAVFPKVFSGRHTGHRAVHLRQVRRVEISADNVVAYADGERIGPLPLTVEVVPGAVRILA from the coding sequence ATGATCATCGCGGTTGCCATCAACCCCCGGGCATCCTTCGGAGGCAAACAGCACACCGGCGAGGCCGTGGTGGCGTTCTTCCGTGCCGCCGGGGCGAGGGTTCGTGTCTTGAGGAAGGGCAGCTATGACCGGCTGGCCACCGCCGTGGACGAGGCCCTCGCCGGAGGGTGTGATGCTCTGGTTGTGGTGGGTGGGGACGGCATGGTCCACCTCGGCATCAACGCCCTGGCCAGGGCCGGCACTCCGTACGGCGGGGTTCCGCTGGGGATCGTCCCCAGCGGAACGGGCAACGACATGGCACGTGCACTGGGCCTTCCGCTCGATGATGCCCCCGCCGCGTGCGCACGGATTTGGGAAGCCCTGAAGACCGGCGGGCGGCTGATTGATGCGGGGCGCGTGACGGGCAACGGCGAAACGCGGTGGTTTGCCGGGGTGGTTTCCGCGGGGTTTGACGCAGCCGTGAATGAGCGGGCCAACTCCTGGCGCCGGCCCCGCGGCAAGGGCCGGTACAACCTTGCCATGCTCCGGGAGCTGGCTGCCTTCCGGGCCATCGACTACACGGTAACGGCCGACGGCGAAACCTGGCAGCAGGGGGCCATGCTCATCTCGGTGGCGAACGGGCAATCAATCGGCGGCGGCATGAAGATCACCCCTGATGCCCTGCTGGACGACGGCTTCCTGGATCTGTTCATCGTCAAACCGTTGTCCCGGACCCGCTTCCTGGCCGTTTTCCCCAAAGTGTTTTCCGGCCGCCACACGGGCCACCGGGCCGTACACCTCCGGCAGGTGCGCCGGGTGGAGATCAGTGCGGACAACGTGGTTGCGTACGCCGACGGCGAACGGATAGGTCCCCTGCCGCTGACGGTGGAAGTGGTGCCCGGCGCAGTGCGGATACTGGCGTGA
- a CDS encoding tRNA (cytidine(34)-2'-O)-methyltransferase produces MFRILFLTPEIPGNTGNAIRLAAITGAELHLVEPLGFDFSDAKLRRAGLDYHDLAVVTVHKSIGAAWEALRPQRVYAFTSDGETSYTDIGYLPGDVLMFGRESVGLSEELKHDPHVTTRVRLPMLPSLRSLNLANAASIAVFEAWRQNGFAGATL; encoded by the coding sequence GTGTTCCGCATCCTCTTCCTCACCCCCGAAATCCCCGGCAATACCGGAAACGCCATCCGCCTCGCTGCCATCACGGGCGCCGAGCTGCACCTGGTGGAGCCTCTCGGCTTTGACTTCTCCGACGCCAAGCTCCGACGGGCAGGGCTGGACTACCACGACCTCGCGGTGGTGACGGTGCACAAGAGCATCGGGGCCGCGTGGGAGGCTTTGCGGCCGCAACGCGTCTATGCGTTCACGTCCGACGGCGAAACCTCCTACACGGACATCGGTTACCTTCCCGGCGACGTCCTCATGTTCGGCCGGGAGTCGGTGGGGCTTTCCGAGGAACTCAAGCATGATCCGCACGTGACCACCCGCGTCCGCCTGCCGATGCTTCCTTCCCTGCGGTCCCTGAACCTTGCCAACGCGGCCTCCATCGCGGTCTTCGAGGCGTGGCGCCAGAACGGCTTTGCCGGCGCCACGCTGTAG
- a CDS encoding sigma-70 family RNA polymerase sigma factor: protein MDTPNAPNPEATAPAGTSADVNRRLGDLLAQIANGDQSAFAEFYQLTSRRVFGMARRVLIDPELSEDTTQEVFLQVWQNAGKFNPDAGSPLAWLMTISHRRAVDKVRSSQSSTDREAKYGASSQDIDHDSVSDEVGSRLEAEAVVRCLDTLTETQQQSVRLAYYGGLTYREVAEKLNAAVPTIKSRIRDGLIRLKTCLGVS from the coding sequence ATGGATACACCCAACGCCCCGAACCCCGAGGCCACCGCTCCCGCGGGCACCTCCGCCGACGTGAACCGCCGGCTCGGTGACCTGCTGGCTCAAATCGCCAACGGGGACCAGAGCGCCTTCGCCGAGTTTTACCAACTGACCTCCCGGCGCGTCTTCGGCATGGCCCGACGCGTGCTGATCGACCCGGAACTCAGTGAGGACACCACGCAGGAAGTATTCCTTCAGGTATGGCAGAACGCCGGAAAGTTCAACCCCGACGCCGGCAGCCCGCTGGCCTGGCTGATGACAATTTCGCATCGGCGCGCTGTGGACAAGGTCAGATCTTCCCAGTCCTCTACGGACAGGGAAGCCAAATACGGTGCCAGCAGCCAGGACATCGACCATGACTCCGTATCGGATGAGGTCGGCAGCCGGCTGGAAGCCGAGGCCGTCGTCAGATGTCTGGATACCCTCACAGAGACGCAGCAGCAATCCGTCCGCCTGGCCTACTACGGCGGCCTGACCTACCGCGAGGTCGCGGAGAAACTCAACGCCGCAGTGCCCACCATCAAGTCCCGCATCCGCGATGGACTGATCCGCTTGAAGACCTGTCTGGGGGTGAGTTGA
- a CDS encoding helix-turn-helix transcriptional regulator — MRRLPWARRIAAVASLGDENRRSLFGYIASSPQPVGRDDAAGALGIPRSTASFQLDKMVQDGLLTVEFRKLRGRGGPGSGRPAKMYRTAQPEVGASVPDRNYDLAGELMATAIEQSAAEGQPVQNALLATSYAKGLAMAEGPKAWTNSFRQRDTCPNLTALAATRCGTVRSTGWLTAIHPWSAP; from the coding sequence ATGCGCAGACTTCCGTGGGCCCGGCGTATCGCCGCCGTCGCTTCCCTTGGCGACGAAAATCGCCGCAGCCTCTTTGGCTACATCGCGTCCTCGCCACAGCCGGTAGGGCGCGACGACGCCGCCGGTGCGCTTGGCATCCCGCGAAGCACTGCCTCCTTCCAGCTGGACAAGATGGTCCAGGACGGCCTGCTCACCGTGGAGTTCCGCAAGCTCAGGGGCAGGGGCGGACCCGGATCAGGACGGCCGGCCAAGATGTACCGGACAGCGCAGCCGGAAGTTGGCGCCTCCGTGCCCGACCGCAATTACGATCTCGCCGGCGAACTGATGGCCACAGCGATCGAGCAGTCCGCCGCCGAAGGCCAACCGGTCCAGAATGCCCTGCTGGCCACGTCCTATGCCAAAGGACTGGCCATGGCGGAGGGGCCGAAAGCCTGGACGAATTCCTTTCGGCAGAGGGATACATGCCCGAACCTGACGGCGCTGGCGGCTACACGTTGCGGAACTGTCCGTTCCACCGGCTGGCTGACGGCCATACATCCGTGGTCTGCGCCATGA